CGAAGATCGGTGAGATTTCCAGAGCGCGGGAAAGATAGGCGAGTTCGGCCCGCCGCCACGGCTGCGGTGCCGGGTTCTGAATCATCTTGTCGCGTTTGAGACCCTCGACGACTTCGGGATCACGCGGGAACGACTGGCCGACGCGGTTGAGGAAAAACTTCTGTTCGAACGGAAGCCGCGGACGCTGCCCCCCAGCCTCTCGCGACTCGGCCGGATAGCCGACGGTCTGGACCACGAGAATCTTGGAGTCCGCGGCGAGGCCGAGGACGCGCTTGAGCTTCTTCTGCGCCGGCACGCCGATCAAGCAGGTACCGAGACCTTGCTCGAACGCTACCAGCGTGGCCTGCGCGATTCCCTGACCGCAATCCATTTCGGTCAGACCACCGGCCTTGATGCCCTCCATGCCCGCCTGAAAGAAGGGAACCAACGCCTCGTCCAGATACCGGTGGCTTTGCTCCCTATCGACGCCAACGGCGCCAACCTCGACCAACTCGTGCAGGCGGTCTCCCTGAACGGCGAGGAGACTCCAGTCCAGGTACCAGATGATGAGTACTGGCGCGAGGCGCAGCTGGAAGCCGGCGATTGCCGATCCCGGTGGAAGGGCTTCGATCACCTCCTTGGGCGCGGTGGCCCGTTCGATCACTACGGCTTTCAGCGCTTGGACGTTGCCCCAAAAGGACGACAGCGTTGCCGCCTCGAGCATGCGCTGAATCTTCTCGCGCTCCACCGGTTTGTAGGGCAACAAGAATCGGATAGATCGCCTGGTCCCGATCGCTTCTCGTAGTTCCATATGGTCTCCTTATGGCTTATTGGGCACGCATCACATCGACAAACCGGCGCAAGAAGCGGCGGCGCGTCGAGCAATCGTCATGCTAGTGCCTTGATAGTCCTACGGCCGATCGAAAATCAAACCGGCGGAGCGCGGCAAGCGATTCCTCAGGACGATTCCTCAGCCGTCGGTTCTTTCATTGCGACCCTCCTCGGCCGGTGCGGAGCCCTGTGCCCCAAGCTGCTCGCTTGCCTCGGTGGCGTCGCCGCGTACCGTCGGCGTCTGCCGGCCGCTGGCCGAGTGCGCTCTGACCTGTTCGTAGTAGCACGCTGGGATCTGTTTGGGGCTCTTGTAGATGTGGATGCGACAGGGATCGTTCGGAGTGGCCGGGTGGTCGATCGACCATTGCGGATGGCCGAACCACTCGATGCACTGGATATTGTTCCACACCGCACAGTGGGCGCAGTAGCTGGGGAACCCCGACTTGCCGAAGGTCATCGCCTGGGGGGTCTCGATCCGGTACAAGCCGTCCGGCCCCGCGTAGGCCCCTTCGCGCATGAGGCGGCCGCCGGAGCCGCAGGGGTCCTGCGTGATGGTGAACTTGTCGGTGTCCTCGGTCACCGAGAGGTTTCCCATGTGCGTCTTGAGCAGATGGACAGAGGCGCGCACGAAGTCCTCGGTCAACAAACTTTCCCACTTCTCGAACCATTGGCGTTGGCGCTCGCCGCTGTGGCGAATGATGCCCTCCAATCGCTGGTCGCCGAACACCTTGCCGACGTAATCGTAGAAACGCGCCATGATATCGATGAACTGGTCATGGATGAGCTGATGTTGCCGGTCACGCTCGCGCAGCAGCGCCCGCGCCTCATCGTCGCGGCCCTCTTCCACGGCTGTGGCAATGCGGGCGGCGATGGCTGCCTGCTCCACGCGGAAGATCCGTTCGATGTATTCCATCTCGAACTCGAGGAGCTTGCGTTCCCCCTTGTGCGTCTGCACGTATTCCTTGGCCAACAGCTCGCAGGCGCGCAACGCTTCTGCGCGGTTATTGGCTGCGAGAGCGGCTTCCA
This genomic window from Candidatus Binatia bacterium contains:
- a CDS encoding nitroreductase family protein, with product MELREAIGTRRSIRFLLPYKPVEREKIQRMLEAATLSSFWGNVQALKAVVIERATAPKEVIEALPPGSAIAGFQLRLAPVLIIWYLDWSLLAVQGDRLHELVEVGAVGVDREQSHRYLDEALVPFFQAGMEGIKAGGLTEMDCGQGIAQATLVAFEQGLGTCLIGVPAQKKLKRVLGLAADSKILVVQTVGYPAESREAGGQRPRLPFEQKFFLNRVGQSFPRDPEVVEGLKRDKMIQNPAPQPWRRAELAYLSRALEISPIFGEEITEMTEHIMKDMMDTES